Proteins encoded in a region of the Gammaproteobacteria bacterium genome:
- a CDS encoding MotA/TolQ/ExbB proton channel family protein: protein MNQLIEFTHRLIMLVAFSAFMSVAVTAQDVSLDQVRISVNSDLENSLRELSTLREEIADEKIPLVTELNELEGSIRRLRNEAARYQALRDSRELGLSDIQSRLQAWENENTYLLNLLGEYASRFRSNLNISELNRFEQILQEIDLQDDSINQETNQVETELELVALGLDRIRSSFGGEQYAGSIVGEDGKLIDGGFTRFGPIVYFLDEGSQIAGLVTVEDGISARILEMQNELDSYVRLATGDRASMPVDVSEGKLPLISSSQDSLLVHIGRGGIWIYPILFFAFISLAIALFKAIQILRIKMPKIEEVRSILASIRSDDLLSAKVLADKMPAPVGPMLNHGIDNLGQPRQLLEEILYEKILDTRPRLNNLLPVIATTAAITPLLGLLGTVTGMINTFNLISLFGTGDTRILSSGISEALVTTEFGLIVAIPALIIHAVLSRRIRTILGDMEKYALIFSNGLITDDQSRLPA from the coding sequence ATGAATCAACTTATAGAATTCACTCATCGACTGATTATGCTGGTCGCCTTTTCCGCTTTCATGTCCGTGGCGGTTACTGCACAGGATGTCTCCCTGGATCAGGTTCGGATTTCGGTAAATTCAGATCTTGAGAATTCGCTGCGCGAACTGTCAACATTGAGAGAGGAGATAGCAGATGAAAAAATACCACTGGTAACGGAGCTCAATGAACTTGAAGGTAGCATCAGGCGATTAAGAAACGAAGCGGCACGGTATCAGGCGTTAAGAGACAGCAGAGAGTTGGGATTAAGCGATATTCAGAGTCGGTTGCAGGCCTGGGAGAATGAGAACACCTATTTGTTGAATTTACTGGGTGAGTACGCGTCTCGCTTTCGAAGCAATCTCAATATTTCAGAATTGAATCGATTCGAACAGATACTGCAAGAGATTGATTTGCAAGACGACTCCATAAACCAGGAAACCAATCAGGTGGAGACAGAGTTGGAATTGGTGGCTCTTGGACTTGACCGGATCCGAAGTTCTTTCGGAGGAGAACAGTACGCAGGCAGCATAGTTGGCGAAGACGGAAAGTTGATTGATGGCGGATTCACTCGGTTCGGCCCGATTGTCTATTTCCTCGATGAGGGAAGCCAGATTGCCGGGTTGGTTACTGTCGAAGATGGTATCAGCGCACGTATTCTGGAAATGCAGAACGAGCTTGACAGCTATGTACGTCTGGCGACTGGTGACAGGGCTTCCATGCCGGTTGACGTATCAGAAGGCAAACTCCCTCTGATTTCGTCAAGCCAGGACTCGCTACTGGTGCACATAGGCAGGGGCGGAATCTGGATCTACCCCATCCTCTTCTTTGCTTTTATTTCACTGGCTATTGCGCTTTTTAAAGCTATACAAATACTTCGAATAAAGATGCCCAAAATAGAAGAAGTGCGAAGCATCCTGGCCAGTATCCGCTCCGATGATCTGCTGTCCGCAAAAGTATTAGCAGACAAAATGCCGGCTCCCGTAGGGCCCATGCTGAATCACGGTATTGACAACCTGGGTCAACCCAGACAACTGCTTGAAGAAATCCTGTACGAGAAAATACTGGATACCAGGCCAAGGCTGAATAATCTTTTACCAGTAATTGCTACTACAGCGGCCATTACACCACTTCTTGGTTTGTTGGGCACAGTGACCGGAATGATAAACACGTTTAATCTGATTTCGCTGTTTGGTACAGGTGATACTCGAATACTCTCCTCTGGTATATCGGAAGCACTTGTTACAACCGAATTTGGGTTGATCGTCGCAATACCCGCACTGATTATTCATGCAGTGCTGAGTAGAAGAATACGAACGATATTGGGAGATATGGAAAAATACGCACTTATTTTCAGCAATGGCCTGATCACAGATGACCAGAGCAGGCTGCCAGCATGA
- a CDS encoding MotA/TolQ/ExbB proton channel family protein, which produces MMDFWLSFWSVTSGGGLLMLALFGLALVIYWLSIDTLLTIPGTVRKQESLLAGINTRQDIEVFKNDVLSPIKSRKALIATLVTTAPLVGLLGTVSGMLKTFRGLSTGKGDTFDLVAAGISEAMITTETGLLVAIPATFLIMLIGSRTQMLEHLVEINEKDIGT; this is translated from the coding sequence ATGATGGACTTCTGGCTCAGTTTCTGGAGCGTCACCAGTGGCGGTGGGCTTCTGATGCTGGCGTTATTTGGATTGGCACTAGTGATTTACTGGCTATCGATCGACACTTTGTTAACAATTCCCGGCACTGTGCGAAAGCAGGAATCTTTATTGGCTGGCATTAACACACGCCAGGACATTGAAGTTTTTAAAAATGATGTGCTATCACCTATCAAGAGCAGGAAAGCGCTGATTGCTACTTTGGTAACTACCGCACCGCTTGTCGGGCTTCTGGGTACCGTATCGGGGATGTTGAAAACTTTCAGGGGCCTCAGCACTGGCAAAGGTGACACTTTTGATCTGGTAGCGGCAGGAATATCAGAAGCCATGATAACTACTGAAACAGGATTGCTGGTAGCCATTCCGGCGACGTTTCTGATCATGCTGATAGGGTCGCGAACCCAAATGCTGGAACATTTAGTAGAGATTAACGAGAAAGATATCGGCACATAG